The sequence GAAAATGCCTATTAAATAACGAGAGGCCTGGCtcttccctctgtccttccctgTCTGTGTGTCCTAGATCTAGCCTCTTGACTTCTCCAGTGCCTCAGTGTCCACTCTTCACCTATGAAGTGGACACTCACTGGGGTGAAGAGAGTTCCCACATCAGCCACTGACGGCCTGAGTAGACAGAGCCCAGGCCCATGCCAGGACAGGCTACCTCAGGGTTGGGGAGCTTTCATTAGTCTTTGTTCAGTGCCCTTGCTGTGTTCTCAGTTCCTCTGAAGACTCTTCTCTAGCTGCAGAGACGCAGAGATTGGGCTGAGTGAGGTCGCAAGGGGCCCTTCCCTGAGGAGGCGACTTCAGAGCAGGGCAGCAGTCTGGGCAGTAGCTGGGGACCTTTATTGACCACATGGCCCTGGGTTGCTGGTGGGGCCCCTTAGCGTCCCCCTAGCAGCCTCCGCCGCAGTTCTTGGCCGAGCAGCTCCTGTTCCCTGCGGGCCCCCTGCAGCACACTCCGGTTCTCCTGGGCCCTCCTGATCAGGTAGGGGATCACCTCCTCCAGGGTGCCGTAGGGGATGGACTTATACACCGCATAGCCGGCCTGTCCTGGGGAAGAGGTTGGCAGTATGTGGGCTCCGGCTTGGGGAGAGGCTGCTCCAGGCCCCCTTGGGAACATGGCAGAATAGGGGAGTTTGACAAAATTTcccactgggaaaaaaaaacaactaaaattcattaccacaaaatattttagatcaatttcattactccaaaaagaaaaatttttgtggtgatgaatgcacaacagtgtgattatactaaaagccatgtattgtacactttgtatggattgtacagtatgtgaatatatctcaataaaactgctttttaaaaaaacaaattcctagagcaatcatttaaaaatacatgcttagggaagcagatgtggctcaagcaactgagctcctgcctaccacatgggaggtcccaggttcggttcacAATGTCCCTTAAAGAAGATGAGtgagacagcaagctgatgtgacaggctggcacagcaagctgatgcaacaagagacacaaggaggaaacaatAATGAGAGACatcacaaagcagggagcagaggtggctcaagtgattgggcacctccctcccacatgagaggtcccaggttcagttcctggtacctcctaaaaggaagatgagcacacaatgcatagacacagcaagtgcaaacaacgagggggtgaggagaaataaataaaataaatctttttaaaaatattttaaaaaataaaggtacatgcttaaaattattaaaatgcttCCAAGAGAGTAAGGAATTCTTAATCCGAGAATTAAGAGAAAACAAGAACCAAGAAGCCACTTCTGTTCTGAAAGCCAAATTGAGCTGCCTTGGGGTGACTTCACAGAGTTTAGGGGTCCAGACAGCAGGCCCAAAGACTGACCAGTGTGAGAGCTGTAAAGGGAACTTTTCCCCTGCCCCCAGAGTAAAGGGTTAACAAGAAGTCAACCCTCCAGCCTTCCCCCACTCCCAGGGAATGGCCTTGGCAACAATCAGAGcagggaagaaaacagaaacatcCACCCCTGAGAGGCTGTAGCAATGGGTTAGCCTCTTCACAGACTGGCAGCCCAAATCTGCCTTGGTGGGATACCTCAAGAAACCATAAAGCTTTGAATTTAGGGTAGAGTGGTTTTGCACCCCTTGGTACCTGGCAGGGGAAAACATAAATCCTCTAGTCTCAGTCTGGGAACAGCCCGGTAAAGATAATGAAGCGAGCAGAAAACAAGACACCAGGATGTAGAACCAACCAAGAGCCAGCAGCAGAGACGTAGACCTGCAAGGCCTTCAGGTGTTGGAATAGCACGTCTGTCTGGAAGGGCGTGGGGGTCTGGCCAGCTGCAGGGATCTGGCTGGCGGGAATGAGGCCTGGGATGAACAGTCATTCACATACCTAGTGCCAGGGAGACGTGGTCACACATGCCCAGAAGTTGCCCAAAACAGACAGGTCCATCCAGAGGAATGCCCAGCTCCCACATGCTAGAGAAAAGGACACATTCTCAGCCCAGACAGGGCTGGACTCGGAGGGAAAGTCCACCACTGCACACCCATAGGCTTGTTCCACTTATTCACACATGGAAATAGCTGCAAACTCAACAATAAGTCACCACAGCTGCGAGACCCTCGAGGGCCCCCAGGGGGTCTCAGTCCCTTCCCTGGAGTTCTCAGACCTCCCATGCCCCAGTAAATAAGGGGTGATGCCTTGTCCACACGGCGCCTGGAGCAGCCGgggttaaatattttgaataccCCCTCTGCCCAGCTCCTGTGAAGCCACCGATGCCACACCATTCCTCCCCTcgtcctcctcccaccccctctgCCCATGCTCAGCATGAGGGTGAGGGAGAGGACAGCCAGGGGCCTTCCTCTGGGGCTCACCACCCCAGCCCCACTCGTACCGCTTGGTTGCCTGGCGAACAGAGTCCTCATTGTGGGAAGCCACCATGAGCTGGCACAGGGGGCCCCGGCGGGACACGTGGGTCAGCATCAGTTCCAGGCAGCGGCTGTAACTGCAGGGACAGGCTCGGTTCGGCTGTGGCACCTGGCGAGGGCCAGGCCCCAGGGAATGGGATTCCTGTCCTCCCCTGGGGAGGTGGGTGCAGTTAAGGCAGGGTCTCTGGAATCAGAAAGTATCCTCATGACACCTGCGCCAGCTGCAAGTGGCATCCCTTCCCTGGGCCATTTTCCTCTTCCGTAACAATGTGACTTCACTACCAGCACAGTGCTGAAGATGGCGTGAGATGAGGGTGTGGGAAGCCCTTGGCCTGATGGCAATCTCACAGTAAAAGGCCACATCACGTGCACAAGATGGCACTTTCCTGGGGTTAGTCACTGCAGCATTGTTTACagaaacaacccacatgtccagAAGCGCGGTgaaggaactgagcccaggagaACAGTGTAAAAacaatgggaagcggacttgtcccagtggttagggcgtccgtctaccacatgggaggtccgcggttcaaaccccgggcctccttgacccgtgtggagctggcccatgcgcagtgctgatgcacgcaaggagtgccctgccaggcaggggtgtccctgcgtaggggagccccacgtgcagggggtgcgaccccataaggggagccacccagcgtgaaggaaagtgcagcctgcccaggaatggtgccgcccacacggagagctgacacaacaagatgacacaacaaaaagagacacagattcccgtgccactgacaacaacagaagtggacaaagaagatgcagcaaatagacacagagaacagacaactgggggcgggggggaaggggagagaaataaataaaaaataaatcttaaaacaaaaacaaaaaatgaatgaggACACGGTCTGGGCAGTAAGATGGAGAGGTCCACAGACTGGCAAATGCTTTGagcttgccactgacaacagaagtggacaaagaagatgcagcaaatagacacagagaacagacaactgggggtgggggaaggggagagaaataaataaaaaagaaatcttaaaacaaaaacaaaaaatgaatgaggACACGGTCTGGGCAGTAAGATGGAGAGGTCCACAGGCTGGCAAATGCTTTGAGCTTGCCGCAGCCAAGGACATGGCAGACTTCTCCGCTGCCGGTTTTTCTCCTCTGCCCCCCAAATCTGGTCTCTGCCCTGCTTGACCTCTCAGGAACTGACTTAAGTCCCACACACCCAAGGAGTCAGGGGCAGATCAGACgcaggaggagagagagggcCCAGGGGATTTGCCCCCGAGCCCCCTTCCCTGCTCATTCACAGCTCCTGCCAGGTGTCCCTCGGCCTCAGCTTCAACCCTCCCCCTCTTATGAGTTCTGAGGTGCCCCAACATTCCCTGAGAATTCCCCTAACCTTGCCCACCTTCTATAAATTGCCCCTTCATTCATTTTCCTTTAGTTATACCCCATGGAATCCTTTCCTCTGGACCCTGCCTGACACGTATACATTCACTCCTCAAATCCTCAGATCAACCCTGTGAGGTGGTGGCTGTTTTCACTACCCTTGTTTTACAGAGGGGAAGACTGAAGCTGAGGGAGGTTAAGGCAATCTCTTGTCTAGACGTGGCCAAGCTGGGATTTGATCCCAAGCTGTCCAGTGGTGTTCCAAAGTCTGGATTCATGACCACGCTACTTGGCTGCCTTTAAGATGTGCAGTGGAGTGGGAAAGCAAGGCGCAGAGCAATGTGTAGGCATGATGCTTTTTGTGCCAAAATAAAAGGGGGGAGGGATAAGAAAATATCATGTTTGCTTGCATGTGCATAAAGACATTCAGGAAACACATGTGAGAACCTAGCACAGGTGGTTACCTGTGGGAAGGGGTCAGGGAGCCTCTGTGACTAGATGGTGATGGAGTGGGGAGTGAAATATGTCAGTGTGTTCATTTCCATATcgtttttatttttgaatcaaGTGAATTTACTGTTTATTCAAAATCTGTATGAAAAAACTAATAGTACCACGATGAaaagggtgtggagaaattgggacCCTCgtgcattgctagtgggaatgtaaaacagtatagctgctgtttggcagttcctcagaaagttaaacatagagctgccatgtgacccagcaattccactcctaggtatatacccaagagacttgaaagtgtgtgtgtgtgtgtgtgtgtgtatgcaatggactattattcagtcatgaaaaggaatgaagtactgatacatgctacagcagGGAAAAccttgtgctaagtgaaagaagccagacaccaaagaccacatattgtatgattctgtgcatatgaaatgtccagaagaggcaaatccctagagacagaaagtggcTGAGTGGTTgctggggcaggggtgaggaAAGGGGAATGAGTGCTAAAGGATATAGGctttctttctggggtgatggaaatgatctggaattagatagtggtgatagttgcacagCTTTGTTGTTATGCTaaaaagcactgaattatatactttaaaatcaTGAATTTTAGGGTATGCAAATTACAGCTCAGTTTAAAAATGTAATGGTACCAATTATTAAGCCAGTGGGACAGGAATGTGCTTAGGCACTCACAGGCCTCGGAGGCAAGCCTGGGTTCTGGTCAAGGCTTGGTTGTGTGCAGGTAAACGTGAGTAAGTGTGGGGGGTCGCGGAGGAgaagccccgcccccccagcagcTCCCTGTAAGTAACAAGGAAAGGTGAGGGAGTGAGTCTGCAGCTGGCTGGGGGAAGAGGAAGCGCAAAGGCCATGGGGGGCGTCTAGGAGGCCAATGTGGCTGGAGGAAGCGAGTGAGCGGAAAAGTGGGAGGAGTTAAGGCTGGAGAGGTGCCGCCGGGCACAGGTCACGTGGGAGCTTGCGGGCGCCTTGACGGGTGCGGCCTTATAGAGAATGAGATGGGAGCCCGGGAAGGGTTCTGACCAAGGGGGCTGCGGTTTGCCTGAGGCCTTGAGAGACTGCTTCTGGCTGAGGTGCGGGCAGGAGGCGAaggagggggcgggggcgagGAGGCGCTGCCGGATGGTCTGGGGGGCAGTGATGGCGTTTGGGGCCCGGGAGAGGGAGGCTCAGCACCAGCCCGCCGGGCTCGGGCCCTGGTTCCGCGTCAGAGGCTGTGCCCGTTCCCGCAGCCCCGGCCTGGCCCAGGCCTACCTCCGGCTGGTGGCCTCGTAGTCAGGCTGCGTGGGGTCCTCGGTGCCCTGGAGCCGGGCCCCCTTTCTCTCCTTGTCCAGATACGCCCCTCGTACCAACTTGACCCCGAAGGCCAGGCCAGCCCGGCCGGCGGCCTCAGCGTCCCGCGTCAGGCGCTCGTGTGTGTCCTGCAGGGGGCGGGCAGGTCGGGGCGCAGAGCCCGGGGGGGCCCCCGCCCGCAGCCCCCGGGGCCCCGCCCGCAGCCCCCGGGGCCCCGCCCGCAGCCCCCCGGGGCCCCCGCCCGCAGCCCCCCGGGGCGCCGCGCACCTTCAGGTAGGCCTGGTAAGTGTTCCACACCCAGGGCCCGCCCTCGCTGGCGCGGTTCCAGCGCGCGGCCAGGGCAGCCACCAGCAGAGAGAGCGCGGGGTTCAGCGAGGTGTACTCGGCGTCCACCAGGAGCCTCACGTGCCGGGCCCGCGCATGCTGTGGGCCGGGGAGACCCCGTCAGCGTCCCAGGGCCCAGCCGGGCGGGGAGCCAGCCGCGGCCGCGGGCGTTACCTGGACCACGCGGTGCAGGCGGCGCAGGGAGGCCTGCAGATGCCTGTTCTGTTCGGCGCTGAGGCAGGAGACCTGGACGTCCTGTGAAAGGGCAGGGGAGGCAAGGGGGGCTCAGGGCTACTCGAGCCTACCTAAGTCTCCAGTCCCCCGCCATCAGGCAGAGGGAAAGAGTTTAGTAATGGTCAGAAAGATAGAAAGTAGCAAGAACAGGGAGATAACTATCTGGGGTCATGAGTTCACATCCTGACTCTGCTgcttactgtgtgaccttgaacaagacATATGACCTCTCTGGACCTCGagcttcctcctctgtaaagtAGAGATGATAATTGCACCTATCAAATGGGTTAATATGTAAGGGACCTGGACGTGGAAGGCTGGGACAGTGTCagcacataataagcactcagtaCAAGCCCTCGTTATTATAATTAACAGATGACTTCACATAtcctctcatttaatcttcatgatGATCCTAGCAGATAGGGGTTATTCCAAGTCCCATTTCCAGTGAGGAGACTGAAGCTTGGACAGCTGAAGTGACTTGGAATGAATGCATGTCAAGGGCTTAGAGCAGTGGCTGGCTCAGAGGGCCATGGGGTGTGACCTTCTTCCAGGATCTCAGCTTCCTCAGGGAATGCCAAAGTCCTCATGGCGGCCCACAAGGCCCCACCTGCTCTGGCccctggatttttctgcccatcCCCTCCCGCTTGACCCCTGGCTCCTTTGCTacagccacactggcctctctGCTATTCCTTGAACATGCAGATGCTTCTGCCCTTCAGGGCCTTTGCTCTGGCTGTTCCTTATGCCTGGAACACTCTTCCCCACACATCCACTTGACATGTTCCCACTCCTCCTTCAAGTCTTTGTTCCAAGGTCACCTTCTCAATGAGGTTCTCCCTGTAGAAATTTGCAGCCCGGTATCCAGAGcctgtttccctacatttccctTATCAACACTTAATATGTTAAGCTAACAAGGAAGTGCCTTGGGGGCCCAGGTTCTCTTAGTCTTGGTCCTTGTTGCCTCCTTTTGATCCAGTACAGTTCCTGGCACATGATGGATGTTTAATAAACATTTGGGGAATTGATACATTTGTGATGTGGGGATAATAATCATCCCTAACTCACAGTCTGGCTCTGAGAACTCAAAAGGGTTCATGTGAGCTGCTGGTGACTCACAGGACTCCAGCTGGGTTTGAAGAAACTGGGATGTTAAAGAAAGAGGAACAGGTGGAGCCTCAAGCTTTATTATACTCAGTAGGGTCCAGGTGGGTGACATTGACCTAGGCCTGCTAATGGAACCCCATCCTGGGCGGGTTGGCCTGGATGTGGCAAACGTCCCCATCTTggggactgggggagggggattTCTCTCCAGGAGGTAGGAAGAGCTGGGGGCAACTGCTCAATCACCTCTTCTTCAATCGGAGAATTCTGTCCCCTGGCTCCCACGTAGTCTTAGGGGAGACCCCCTGTTCACTGGGAAGGCAGAAGCCAGCCTCTGCCAGAGCCTCTACATCTGCCTTAATCCTCAAGACCACACTGGGAACAAGTCACTGTCAGTGTCCCCTCCTAAGTAAACTAAAGCTCATAAAGAGGGGAAACTTTATACTCCAAAATCAAGCCTCGGAAGCACTGACACCTTCTTCTCCTCATTctgtaacacattttaaaaattttaaattagcttCCAGTAGACTAAGATGGCAGCAAAAGACACTCCAGGGTACATCCCCCTACAGAGCCATGTTCGTCAAAAGTCcagaaaacagggaagcggatgtggctcaagcagttgggtgctcacctaccacatgggaggtcccgggttcggttcccagggcttcctaaaAGAGACGAGCAAGCTGACGCAAGAGGCCAGcatgatgagctgatgcaacgagatgatatgaggagacacaacaagcagggagtggatgtggctcaagtgattgcttgtctccctcccacatgggagatcctgggttcggttcccagtgcctcctaagaagaagatgagcagacacagagtacacaacaaacagatacagaggGGAGACAGAATGAGCACCAACAATGATGGGGGGcggtgataaataaaataaaaaattattcttaggaaaaaaaccctctagaaaatagttaaaatgttTCAGTAACTGGGCAAGagccaaattaaaaaaacacagctTGAGAAGTGGTAGGAGAAGCTCCTGGTCCCTTGCTGGTCCTTCCTCCACTCCCTCCCCAATGATGGATCCCTGTTCCTAattccagaaggagcagagtaacctcTATGCCCGTCTAGGTGCTGGTATGCCAGTGCCAGCCTATGTGGTGGAAGACTGAAAGATTGATCCAGGAaactcctctaggattcaccttcTCAAACCTCGCCATGAAGGCAGAAGCAGTTTGCAGGCAGCTAAAGGAATGTAAAAAACAATGAAGTCGAAGCAGTACTTGCTTTAAGTCAGATAACAGAGCACCTAGAAGGGGGAGAGAGTCTATTTCCTAGGAGTAGAGGGGATGtttgaattcctgtaaatgggggacTTCCTGAAGCCATGAGTAAGCACAAACTTAGGACAAGAGGCAGGCTCAGGAAGACAGAGAGGTCCttgcactttgcattcacctcTGCTGATCTTTTTACAGAAGAACTAAACTCTGAAAGACAGCACCAGTCAAATTGACAGTCGATTTGCAAAAAttatggtttgtttttgttagctcttggTACTTAAGGAAATCTCTCTCATATCACTGGATACAaaattaaggaacagacagctcaggcactaaatcccagagttaatactttaaaatattaaaatgtggagTATGCCACAAAAggttacaagacaaacaaagaaacaggaaatgatggcccattcaaaggaataagataaaaatccagaaaccatcagtgaagacCAGGTTTGCACATACCaaacaaagaatttttaaaaatgatcttcaggatgctcaaggagataaaagaaaacatggaaagaaaactaaaagatattaggaggaaagcagacttggcccagtgtatagggcatcagcctaccacatgggaggtccgcggttcaaaccccgggcctccttgacccatgtggagctgacccacgcgcagtgctgatgcgcgcaaggagtgccctgccacgcaggggtgtcccctgcataggggagccccacgcgcaatgagtgtgccccgtaaggagagctgcccagtgtgaaagaaagtgcagcctgctcaggaatggtgccgcatacacggagagctgacacagcaagatgacgcaacaacaaaaaaaagaaacacagattcccagtgccactgataaggacagaagtggtcacagaagaacacacagtgaatggacacagagaacagacaactggggggggggggcggggaatgggagagaaataaatttaaaaaaataaagtaacccTAAGTGTGGCATTGAAGCCCTTCAGtgtctacttaaaaaaaaaaaggaaccaaacagaaatagtggaattgaagaccacaataactgaaattaaaaattctctggagaatttggctcaactgatagagcatctgcctaccacatgagaggtccagtgttcaaacccagggcctcctgatccatgtggtgagctggcccatgctcagtgctgatgcgcacaaggagtgccatgccacgcaggggtgtcctcctcataagggagccccacatgcaaggagtccaccccgttaggagagctgccccatgcgaaaaaagtgcaatctgcccaggagtggcaccgcacacacggagagctgatgcagcaagatgacgcaacaaaaaagagacacagattcccagtgctgctgacaagaatacaagcggacacagaagaacacacagcgaatggacacagagagcagacaatggggagggggtatgggggagggagagaaggggagagaaataaataaaaaataaatctttaaaaaaaattctctggagGGTTTCAACTTCAGATTGGAgccagcagaagaaagaattagtgagctcaaagacaagacaacttAAATTATTCAggttgaggaacagaaagaaaaaagaatgggaaaaacataaaagcaaacagagcctaagagaactGTGGGACAACAAGTGTGCCAAtacatgcattatgggagtcccagaaggggatgaaagagagaaagaggcaaagaaataatagcagaaaacttcctgaatttaactaaagacatgaatatgtacatATAACAAGCTAAATAAACTCAAAACTGGACTAGTCAAAAAGAACTGTGCCCAGGCACATGGtagtcaaatgccaaggacaaggagagcattctgaaagctgtaagagataAGCAATGTGTTATTTACAAGGGAGTCTCCATAAGAttacatgctgatttctcatcagaaaccgtggaAGGAAGAAGGCAgcgggatgaaatatttaaaatgctgaaagaaaacaattgccaacaaagaattttgtatccaacaagaatgtctttcaaaactgagggagagattaagacattaccAGATAAACACAGgatgaaaataactaaaatcagaaatgaaaggagaggatattactattgacaccctgtattagtcagccaaaggggtgctgatgcaaaataccagaatctggttggtttttataaagggtattcatttggggtaggagcttacagataccaggccataaagcataagttactttccttaccgaagtctatttggagcaagatggctgctgacatgtgTGAGGGTTCCGCCTTCCTggattcctacattcctggggcttgcttttctctgggttcacggttccttccttcctggtgctagcttctctttcctctgtgtgctgacttcctggggctccagcttaagtcttcagcatcaaactccaacatcaaaactccaacatcagaaaacccccaattctgttctttgccctaatcataactcaatcatgcccaggtacagatcagattacaaacataatccagtatttccttttggaattcatcaataatattaaactgctacaccccctgaaaataaaaaggattataaaaggatacaGTGAAcatctgtatgccaacaaattagaaaacctaggtgaaatgtacaaattcctagaaacacacaaactacctacactgactcaagaaaaaatagataatgtcaacagaccaataacaactAAAGACATTGAATTAGTGtggcagcttgagattatttatgaatcaccccaaaaaagattgtttttaaactgggtctgttcctttgggtgtgatactctttgattgaattaaattcaaaggttttgagtttacttgataaaatcaatttagggcttttgattcaacaacatcagtaaggcataactcaggttaaATCCCCACTCCTTGGAGGGCCTATATAAATGGTcctcccatgtgacagaaaggagaaggctcaaacagctaaagctctGGGAAGAGTAGAGAgctgagctatttgcctgatagttttcagctgagcagctgagcagctgagcaagcctggaaagaaacaagccctatgccagactgatagaggaagccctgagagacaagctctatgccagcctacagctgagatgggaagaagctgggctcaagaagccttaagaggaagaaggaaggagagcccaggcagagatcgcccaccatcttgcttcagcacgtagcagctgactttggtgagaaagtacctcttacggtaccttgagttggattctttaggaccttgtaactgtaagcttttaccccaaataaataccctttataaaagccaaccgatttctggtactttgcatcaacaccctgtTGATGACTAATACAATTAGTAATCACTTTGGCTAGCTAATacaattagtaatcaaaaacctcccaacaaaaaagcccagaaccagaaggcttcactggtgagttttaccaaacattccaagaagaattaacagcaatcctgctcaaactcttccaaaaaattaaaggggagggaacactccctaactcattctatgaggccaacattactctattaccaaaaccagataaagataccaaaagaaaagaacattccatataaatatttcttgtgaatatagatgcaaatatcctcaacaaaatactagcaaagtccaacagtatattaaaagaagtatataccatgatcaagtgggaatTAGCCTAGTTCTgtaagaatggttcaacataaggaaatcacattaatgaatgaaagataaaaaccacaaggtcatctcaattgacacagaaaaggcatttgacaaaatccagcacctttctcattaaaaaaaaaaaaacttagaaaactagaaacagaaggaaatgtcCTCAATATGGTATAAAGTAGACAtataacccacagctaacatcacactcaatagtgaaagactaaaagctttctaagatcagaaacaagataaaGCTTTCATCTTGGTTGCTGACCTGCCATCCAGATTGAGAAAGACCCGGAAATTCCGGGGCCATGTGAGCCATTGCCACAGCCGTGCTGACAAACACCAGAGGCCGGCGTAATGCTGGTGGCACGCATCACCACAGGATCAGCTTCGACAGATATCACCCAGGTTATTTCGGGAAGGTTGGTGTGAGACATTATCACTTGAAGAGGAATCAGAGCTTCTGTCCAACTGTGAACCTTGATAAACTGTGGACCTTGGTCAGTGAACAGACACAGGTAAATGCTGCCAAAAAC is a genomic window of Dasypus novemcinctus isolate mDasNov1 chromosome 18, mDasNov1.1.hap2, whole genome shotgun sequence containing:
- the PRODH2 gene encoding hydroxyproline dehydrogenase isoform X1, with amino-acid sequence MLRACRALCSRAGPSAGGWQPLSFDGGAFHRKGTAELARAWLVLRLCAWPPLVTHGLALQAWSQRLLGSRISGALLRASIYGQFVAGETTEEVRGCVEQLQALGLRPLLAVPTEEEPDSAAKTSEAWYEGNLHAMLRCVDLSRGLLETPGPAGHVLMQLKVTALASTRLCKALTSWVREPRASSELSPERLAEAMDSGQDVQVSCLSAEQNRHLQASLRRLHRVVQHARARHVRLLVDAEYTSLNPALSLLVAALAARWNRASEGGPWVWNTYQAYLKDTHERLTRDAEAAGRAGLAFGVKLVRGAYLDKERKGARLQGTEDPTQPDYEATSRSYSRCLELMLTHVSRRGPLCQLMVASHNEDSVRQATKRMWELGIPLDGPVCFGQLLGMCDHVSLALGQAGYAVYKSIPYGTLEEVIPYLIRRAQENRSVLQGARREQELLGQELRRRLLGGR
- the PRODH2 gene encoding hydroxyproline dehydrogenase isoform X2, with amino-acid sequence MLRACRALCSRAGPSAGGWQPLSFDGGAFHRKGTAELARAWLVLRLCAWPPLVTHGLALQAWSQRLLGSRISGALLRASIYGQFVAGETTEEVRGCVEQLQALGLRPLLAVPTEEEPDSAAKTSEAWYEGNLHAMLRCVDLSRGLLETPGPAGHVLMQLKVTALASTRLCKALTSWVREPRASSELSPERLAEAMDSGQDVQVSCLSAEQNRHLQASLRRLHRVVQHARARHVRLLVDAEYTSLNPALSLLVAALAARWNRASEGGPWVWNTYQAYLKDTHERLTRDAEAAGRAGLAFGVKLVRGAYLDKERKGARLQGTEDPTQPDYEATSRSYSRCLELMLTHVSRRGPLCQLMVASHNEDSVRQATKRMWELGIPLDGPVCFGQLLGMCDHVSLALGGLEQPLPKPEPTYCQPLPQDRPAMRCISPSPTAPWRR
- the PRODH2 gene encoding hydroxyproline dehydrogenase isoform X3; translation: MLRACRALCSRAGPSAGGWQPLSFDGGAFHRKGTAELARAWLVLRLCAWPPLVTHGLALQAWSQRLLGSRISGALLRASIYGQFVAGETTEEVRGCVEQLQALGLRPLLAVPTEEEPDSAAKTSEAWYEGNLHAMLRCVDLSRGLLETPGPAGHVLMQLKVTALASTRLCKALTSWVREPRASSELSPERLAEAMDSGQDVQVSCLSAEQNRHLQASLRRLHRVVQHARARHVRLLVDAEYTSLNPALSLLVAALAARWNRASEGGPWVWNTYQAYLKDTHERLTRDAEAAGRAGLAFGVKLVRGAYLDKERKGARLQGTEDPTQPDYEATSRSYSRCLELMLTHVSRRGPLCQLMVASHNEDSVRQATKRMWELGIPLDGPVCFGQLLGMCDHVSLALACCASLSHQLAVSLIFFKGHCEPNLGPPMWTGRLCGV